A genome region from Pan troglodytes isolate AG18354 chromosome 3, NHGRI_mPanTro3-v2.0_pri, whole genome shotgun sequence includes the following:
- the PCDH7 gene encoding protocadherin-7 isoform X12, giving the protein MLRMRTAGWARGWCLGCCLLLPLSLSLAAAKQLLRYRLAEEGPADVRIGNVASDLGIVTGSGEVTFSLESGSEYLKIDNLTGELSTSERRIDREKLPQCQMIFDENECFLDFEVSVIGPSQSWVDLFEGRVIVLDINDNTPTFPSPVLTLTVEENRPVGTLYLLPTATDRDFGRNGIERYELLQEPGGGGSGGESRRAGAADSAPYPGGGGNGASGGGSGGSKRRLDASEGGGGTNPGGRSSVFELQVADTPDGEKQPQLIVKGALDREQRDSYELTLRVRDGGDPPRSSQAILRVLITDVNDNSPRFEKSVYEADLAENSAPGTPILQLRAADLDVGVNGQIEYVFGAATESVRRLLRLDETSGWLSVLHRIDREEVNQLRFTVMARDRGQPPKTDKATVVLNIKDENDNVPSIEIRKIGRIPLKDGVANVAEDVLVDTPIALVQVSDRDQGENGVVTCTVVGDVPFQLKPASDTEGDQNKKKYFLHTSTPLDYEATREFNVVIVAVDSGSPSLSSNNSLIVKVGDTNDNPPMFGQSVVEVYFPENNIPGERVATVLATDADSGKNAEIAYSLDSSVMGIFAIDPDSGDILVNTVLDREQTDRYEFKVNAKDKGIPVLQGSTTVIVQVADKNDNDPKFMQDVFTFYVKENLQPNSPVGMVTVMDADKGRNAEMSLYIEENNNIFSIENDTGTIYSTMSFDREHQTTYTFRVKAVDGGDPPRSATATVSLFVMDENDNAPTVTLPKNISYTLLPPSSNVRTVVATVLATDSDDGINADLNYSIVGGNPFKLFEIDPTSGVVSLVGKLTQKHYGLHRLVVQVNDSGQPSQSTTTLVHVFVNESVSNATVIDSQIARSLHTPLTQDIAGDPSYEISKQRLSIVIGVVAGIMTVILIILIVVMARYCRSKNKNGYEAGKKDHEDFFTPQQHDKSKKPKKDKKNKKSKQPLYSSIVTVEASKPNGQRYDSVNEKLSDSPSMGRYRSVNGGPGSPDLARHYKSSSPLPTVQLHPQSPTAGKKHQAVQDLPPANTFVGAGDNISIGSDHCSEYSCQTNNKYSKQPFRRVTFSVVSQPQDPHQGSLQSCYDSGLEESETPSSKSSSGPRLGALPLPEDNYERTTPDGSVGEAEHMENGVAAITIFPFLPFPHGKTHGRRVLLRPLH; this is encoded by the coding sequence ATGCTGAGGATGCGGACCGCGGGATGGGCGCGCGGCTGGTGCTTGGGCTGCTGCCTCCTCCTGCCGCTCTCGCTCAGCCTGGCGGCCGCCAAGCAGCTCCTCCGGTACCGGCTGGCCGAGGAGGGCCCCGCCGACGTCCGCATCGGCAACGTGGCTTCAGACCTGGGCATCGTGACCGGATCGGGTGAGGTGACTTTCAGCCTGGAGTCTGGCTCCGAGTACCTGAAGATCGACAACCTCACGGGCGAGCTGAGCACGAGCGAGCGGCGCATCGACCGCGAGAAGCTGCCCCAGTGTCAGATGATCTTCGACGAGAACGAGTGCTTCCTGGACTTCGAGGTGTCGGTGATCGGACCCTCGCAGAGCTGGGTGGACCTGTTTGAGGGTCGGGTCATCGTGCTTGACATCAACGACAACACGCCCACCTTCCCGTCGCCCGTGCTCACGCTCACGGTGGAGGAGAATCGGCCGGTGGGCACACTTTACCTGCTGCCCACAGCCACCGACCGCGACTTCGGCCGCAACGGCATCGAGCGCTACGAGCTGCTCCAGGAGCCCggaggcggcggcagcggcggcgagAGCCGGCGCGCCGGGGCGGCCGACAGCGCCCCCTACCCCGGGGGCGGCGGGAACGGCGCGAGCGGCGGCGGCTCGGGAGGCTCCAAGCGGCGGCTGGACGCATCAGAGGGCGGCGGCGGCACCAACCCCGGCGGCCGCAGCAGCGTGTTCGAGCTGCAGGTGGCGGACACCCCGGACGGCGAGAAGCAGCCGCAGCTGATCGTGAAGGGGGCGCTGGACCGCGAGCAGCGCGACTCCTACGAGCTGACCCTGCGAGTGCGCGACGGCGGCGACCCGCCTCGCTCCTCGCAGGCCATCCTACGGGTCCTCATCACCGACGTGAACGACAACAGCCCCCGCTTCGAGAAGAGCGTGTACGAGGCCGACTTGGCTGAGAACAGCGCCCCGGGGACCCCCATCCTGCAACTGCGCGCAGCCGACTTGGATGTGGGGGTCAACGGGCAGATCGAATACGTGTTCGGGGCGGCCACCGAGTCGGTGAGGCGGCTGCTGCGCCTTGACGAGACGTCCGGCTGGCTCAGCGTCCTGCACCGGATCGACCGCGAGGAGGTGAACCAGCTGCGCTTCACGGTCATGGCCCGCGACCGCGGGCAGCCCCCCAAGACCGACAAGGCCACCGTGGTCCTTAACATCAAAGACGAGAACGACAACGTGCCGTCCATTGAAATCCGCAAGATTGGGCGCATCCCCCTCAAGGACGGGGTGGCCAACGTGGCCGAGGACGTTCTGGTCGACACCCCCATCGCTCTGGTGCAGGTGTCCGACCGAGACCAAGGCGAGAACGGGGTGGTCACCTGCACCGTGGTGGGCGACGTGCCCTTCCAGCTCAAGCCAGCCAGCGACACCGAGGGCGACCAGAACAAGAAAAAGTACTTCTTGCACACCTCGACCCCTCTGGACTATGAGGCCACCCGGGAGTTCAACGTGGTCATCGTGGCGGTGGACTCAGGCAGCCCCAGCCTCTCGAGCAACAACTCCCTGATTGTCAAGGTGGGAGACACCAACGACAACCCGCCCATGTTCGGCCAGTCGGTGGTGGAGGTTTACTTCCCTGAGAACAACATCCCGGGCGAGAGGGTGGCCACGGTGCTGGCGACAGACGCAGACAGCGGTAAGAACGCCGAGATCGCCTACTCGCTGGACTCCTCTGTGATGGGGATCTTTGCCATCGATCCCGATTCTGGGGACATCCTGGTCAATACCGTGCTGGACCGCGAGCAGACTGACAGGTACGAGTTTAAAGTTAACGCCAAAGACAAAGGCATCCCCGTGCTGCAGGGCAGCACTACGGTGATTGTGCAGGTGGCTGATAAGAATGACAATGACCCTAAGTTTATGCAGGACGTCTTCACCTTTTATGTGAAAGAAAACTTGCAGCCCAACAGCCCTGTGGGGATGGTCACCGTGATGGATGCTGACAAGGGGCGGAATGCAGAGATGAGCCTGTACATAGAGGAGAACAATAACATTTTTTCTATTGAAAATGACACGGGGACCATTTACTCCACAATGTCTTTTGACCGGGAACATCAGACCACATACACTTTCAGAGTCAAGGCTGTGGATGGGGGAGATCCTCCCAGATCTGCCACAGCTACAGTCTCGCTTTTTGTGATGGATGAAAATGACAATGCTCCCACAGTTACCCTTCCCAAAAACATTTCCTACACTTTACTGCCACCTTCGAGTAATGTCAGGACAGTAGTAGCTACAGTGTTGGCAACAGACAGTGACGATGGCATCAATGCAGACCTGAACTACAGCATTGTGGGAGGAAATCCCTTCAAGCTGTTTGAAATTGATCCCACTAGTGGTGTGGTTTCCTTAGTGGGAAAACTCACCCAAAAGCATTATGGCTTGCACAGGTTGGTGGTGCAAGTGAATGACAGTGGGCAGCCTTCCCAGTCCACCACGACTCTGGTGCACGTGTTTGTCAATGAAAGTGTTTCTAATGCAACTGTGATTGACTCCCAGATAGCTAGAAGTTTGCACACCCCACTCACCCAGGATATAGCTGGTGACCCAAGCTATGAAATTAGCAAACAGAGACTCAGTATTGTCATTGGCGTGGTTGCTGGCATTATGACGGTGATTCTAATCATCTTAATTGTAGTGATGGCAAGGTACTGCAggtccaaaaataaaaatggctatGAAGCCGGCAAAAAAGATCACGAAGACTTTTTTACACCCCAACAGCATGACAAATCTAAAAAGCCTAAAAaggacaagaaaaacaaaaaatctaagCAGCCTCTCTACAGCAGCATTGTCACTGTGGAGGCTTCTAAGCCAAATGGACAGAGGTATGATAGTGTCAATGAGAAGCTGTCAGACAGCCCAAGCATGGGGCGATACAGATCCGTTAATGGTGGGCCCGGCAGTCCTGACCTGGCAAGGCATTACAAATCTAGTTCCCCATTGCCTACTGTTCAGCTTCATCCCCAGTCACCAACTGCAGGAAAAAAACACCAGGCCGTACAAGATCTACCACCAGCCAACACATTTGTGGGAGCAGGAGACAACATTTCAATTGGATCAGATCACTGCTCTGAGTACAGCTGTCAAACCAATAACAAGTACAGCAAACAG
- the PCDH7 gene encoding protocadherin-7 isoform X14, translating to MLRMRTAGWARGWCLGCCLLLPLSLSLAAAKQLLRYRLAEEGPADVRIGNVASDLGIVTGSGEVTFSLESGSEYLKIDNLTGELSTSERRIDREKLPQCQMIFDENECFLDFEVSVIGPSQSWVDLFEGRVIVLDINDNTPTFPSPVLTLTVEENRPVGTLYLLPTATDRDFGRNGIERYELLQEPGGGGSGGESRRAGAADSAPYPGGGGNGASGGGSGGSKRRLDASEGGGGTNPGGRSSVFELQVADTPDGEKQPQLIVKGALDREQRDSYELTLRVRDGGDPPRSSQAILRVLITDVNDNSPRFEKSVYEADLAENSAPGTPILQLRAADLDVGVNGQIEYVFGAATESVRRLLRLDETSGWLSVLHRIDREEVNQLRFTVMARDRGQPPKTDKATVVLNIKDENDNVPSIEIRKIGRIPLKDGVANVAEDVLVDTPIALVQVSDRDQGENGVVTCTVVGDVPFQLKPASDTEGDQNKKKYFLHTSTPLDYEATREFNVVIVAVDSGSPSLSSNNSLIVKVGDTNDNPPMFGQSVVEVYFPENNIPGERVATVLATDADSGKNAEIAYSLDSSVMGIFAIDPDSGDILVNTVLDREQTDRYEFKVNAKDKGIPVLQGSTTVIVQVADKNDNDPKFMQDVFTFYVKENLQPNSPVGMVTVMDADKGRNAEMSLYIEENNNIFSIENDTGTIYSTMSFDREHQTTYTFRVKAVDGGDPPRSATATVSLFVMDENDNAPTVTLPKNISYTLLPPSSNVRTVVATVLATDSDDGINADLNYSIVGGNPFKLFEIDPTSGVVSLVGKLTQKHYGLHRLVVQVNDSGQPSQSTTTLVHVFVNESVSNATVIDSQIARSLHTPLTQDIAGDPSYEISKQRLSIVIGVVAGIMTVILIILIVVMARYCRSKNKNGYEAGKKDHEDFFTPQQHDKSKKPKKDKKNKKSKQPLYSSIVTVEASKPNGQRYDSVNEKLSDSPSMGRYRSVNGGPGSPDLARHYKSSSPLPTVQLHPQSPTAGKKHQAVQDLPPANTFVGAGDNISIGSDHCSEYSCQTNNKYSKQIQGLFQM from the coding sequence ATGCTGAGGATGCGGACCGCGGGATGGGCGCGCGGCTGGTGCTTGGGCTGCTGCCTCCTCCTGCCGCTCTCGCTCAGCCTGGCGGCCGCCAAGCAGCTCCTCCGGTACCGGCTGGCCGAGGAGGGCCCCGCCGACGTCCGCATCGGCAACGTGGCTTCAGACCTGGGCATCGTGACCGGATCGGGTGAGGTGACTTTCAGCCTGGAGTCTGGCTCCGAGTACCTGAAGATCGACAACCTCACGGGCGAGCTGAGCACGAGCGAGCGGCGCATCGACCGCGAGAAGCTGCCCCAGTGTCAGATGATCTTCGACGAGAACGAGTGCTTCCTGGACTTCGAGGTGTCGGTGATCGGACCCTCGCAGAGCTGGGTGGACCTGTTTGAGGGTCGGGTCATCGTGCTTGACATCAACGACAACACGCCCACCTTCCCGTCGCCCGTGCTCACGCTCACGGTGGAGGAGAATCGGCCGGTGGGCACACTTTACCTGCTGCCCACAGCCACCGACCGCGACTTCGGCCGCAACGGCATCGAGCGCTACGAGCTGCTCCAGGAGCCCggaggcggcggcagcggcggcgagAGCCGGCGCGCCGGGGCGGCCGACAGCGCCCCCTACCCCGGGGGCGGCGGGAACGGCGCGAGCGGCGGCGGCTCGGGAGGCTCCAAGCGGCGGCTGGACGCATCAGAGGGCGGCGGCGGCACCAACCCCGGCGGCCGCAGCAGCGTGTTCGAGCTGCAGGTGGCGGACACCCCGGACGGCGAGAAGCAGCCGCAGCTGATCGTGAAGGGGGCGCTGGACCGCGAGCAGCGCGACTCCTACGAGCTGACCCTGCGAGTGCGCGACGGCGGCGACCCGCCTCGCTCCTCGCAGGCCATCCTACGGGTCCTCATCACCGACGTGAACGACAACAGCCCCCGCTTCGAGAAGAGCGTGTACGAGGCCGACTTGGCTGAGAACAGCGCCCCGGGGACCCCCATCCTGCAACTGCGCGCAGCCGACTTGGATGTGGGGGTCAACGGGCAGATCGAATACGTGTTCGGGGCGGCCACCGAGTCGGTGAGGCGGCTGCTGCGCCTTGACGAGACGTCCGGCTGGCTCAGCGTCCTGCACCGGATCGACCGCGAGGAGGTGAACCAGCTGCGCTTCACGGTCATGGCCCGCGACCGCGGGCAGCCCCCCAAGACCGACAAGGCCACCGTGGTCCTTAACATCAAAGACGAGAACGACAACGTGCCGTCCATTGAAATCCGCAAGATTGGGCGCATCCCCCTCAAGGACGGGGTGGCCAACGTGGCCGAGGACGTTCTGGTCGACACCCCCATCGCTCTGGTGCAGGTGTCCGACCGAGACCAAGGCGAGAACGGGGTGGTCACCTGCACCGTGGTGGGCGACGTGCCCTTCCAGCTCAAGCCAGCCAGCGACACCGAGGGCGACCAGAACAAGAAAAAGTACTTCTTGCACACCTCGACCCCTCTGGACTATGAGGCCACCCGGGAGTTCAACGTGGTCATCGTGGCGGTGGACTCAGGCAGCCCCAGCCTCTCGAGCAACAACTCCCTGATTGTCAAGGTGGGAGACACCAACGACAACCCGCCCATGTTCGGCCAGTCGGTGGTGGAGGTTTACTTCCCTGAGAACAACATCCCGGGCGAGAGGGTGGCCACGGTGCTGGCGACAGACGCAGACAGCGGTAAGAACGCCGAGATCGCCTACTCGCTGGACTCCTCTGTGATGGGGATCTTTGCCATCGATCCCGATTCTGGGGACATCCTGGTCAATACCGTGCTGGACCGCGAGCAGACTGACAGGTACGAGTTTAAAGTTAACGCCAAAGACAAAGGCATCCCCGTGCTGCAGGGCAGCACTACGGTGATTGTGCAGGTGGCTGATAAGAATGACAATGACCCTAAGTTTATGCAGGACGTCTTCACCTTTTATGTGAAAGAAAACTTGCAGCCCAACAGCCCTGTGGGGATGGTCACCGTGATGGATGCTGACAAGGGGCGGAATGCAGAGATGAGCCTGTACATAGAGGAGAACAATAACATTTTTTCTATTGAAAATGACACGGGGACCATTTACTCCACAATGTCTTTTGACCGGGAACATCAGACCACATACACTTTCAGAGTCAAGGCTGTGGATGGGGGAGATCCTCCCAGATCTGCCACAGCTACAGTCTCGCTTTTTGTGATGGATGAAAATGACAATGCTCCCACAGTTACCCTTCCCAAAAACATTTCCTACACTTTACTGCCACCTTCGAGTAATGTCAGGACAGTAGTAGCTACAGTGTTGGCAACAGACAGTGACGATGGCATCAATGCAGACCTGAACTACAGCATTGTGGGAGGAAATCCCTTCAAGCTGTTTGAAATTGATCCCACTAGTGGTGTGGTTTCCTTAGTGGGAAAACTCACCCAAAAGCATTATGGCTTGCACAGGTTGGTGGTGCAAGTGAATGACAGTGGGCAGCCTTCCCAGTCCACCACGACTCTGGTGCACGTGTTTGTCAATGAAAGTGTTTCTAATGCAACTGTGATTGACTCCCAGATAGCTAGAAGTTTGCACACCCCACTCACCCAGGATATAGCTGGTGACCCAAGCTATGAAATTAGCAAACAGAGACTCAGTATTGTCATTGGCGTGGTTGCTGGCATTATGACGGTGATTCTAATCATCTTAATTGTAGTGATGGCAAGGTACTGCAggtccaaaaataaaaatggctatGAAGCCGGCAAAAAAGATCACGAAGACTTTTTTACACCCCAACAGCATGACAAATCTAAAAAGCCTAAAAaggacaagaaaaacaaaaaatctaagCAGCCTCTCTACAGCAGCATTGTCACTGTGGAGGCTTCTAAGCCAAATGGACAGAGGTATGATAGTGTCAATGAGAAGCTGTCAGACAGCCCAAGCATGGGGCGATACAGATCCGTTAATGGTGGGCCCGGCAGTCCTGACCTGGCAAGGCATTACAAATCTAGTTCCCCATTGCCTACTGTTCAGCTTCATCCCCAGTCACCAACTGCAGGAAAAAAACACCAGGCCGTACAAGATCTACCACCAGCCAACACATTTGTGGGAGCAGGAGACAACATTTCAATTGGATCAGATCACTGCTCTGAGTACAGCTGTCAAACCAATAACAAGTACAGCAAACAG
- the PCDH7 gene encoding protocadherin-7 isoform X13: MLRMRTAGWARGWCLGCCLLLPLSLSLAAAKQLLRYRLAEEGPADVRIGNVASDLGIVTGSGEVTFSLESGSEYLKIDNLTGELSTSERRIDREKLPQCQMIFDENECFLDFEVSVIGPSQSWVDLFEGRVIVLDINDNTPTFPSPVLTLTVEENRPVGTLYLLPTATDRDFGRNGIERYELLQEPGGGGSGGESRRAGAADSAPYPGGGGNGASGGGSGGSKRRLDASEGGGGTNPGGRSSVFELQVADTPDGEKQPQLIVKGALDREQRDSYELTLRVRDGGDPPRSSQAILRVLITDVNDNSPRFEKSVYEADLAENSAPGTPILQLRAADLDVGVNGQIEYVFGAATESVRRLLRLDETSGWLSVLHRIDREEVNQLRFTVMARDRGQPPKTDKATVVLNIKDENDNVPSIEIRKIGRIPLKDGVANVAEDVLVDTPIALVQVSDRDQGENGVVTCTVVGDVPFQLKPASDTEGDQNKKKYFLHTSTPLDYEATREFNVVIVAVDSGSPSLSSNNSLIVKVGDTNDNPPMFGQSVVEVYFPENNIPGERVATVLATDADSGKNAEIAYSLDSSVMGIFAIDPDSGDILVNTVLDREQTDRYEFKVNAKDKGIPVLQGSTTVIVQVADKNDNDPKFMQDVFTFYVKENLQPNSPVGMVTVMDADKGRNAEMSLYIEENNNIFSIENDTGTIYSTMSFDREHQTTYTFRVKAVDGGDPPRSATATVSLFVMDENDNAPTVTLPKNISYTLLPPSSNVRTVVATVLATDSDDGINADLNYSIVGGNPFKLFEIDPTSGVVSLVGKLTQKHYGLHRLVVQVNDSGQPSQSTTTLVHVFVNESVSNATVIDSQIARSLHTPLTQDIAGDPSYEISKQRLSIVIGVVAGIMTVILIILIVVMARYCRSKNKNGYEAGKKDHEDFFTPQQHDKSKKPKKDKKNKKSKQPLYSSIVTVEASKPNGQRYDSVNEKLSDSPSMGRYRSVNGGPGSPDLARHYKSSSPLPTVQLHPQSPTAGKKHQAVQDLPPANTFVGAGDNISIGSDHCSEYSCQTNNKYSKQMRLHPYITVFG, encoded by the coding sequence ATGCTGAGGATGCGGACCGCGGGATGGGCGCGCGGCTGGTGCTTGGGCTGCTGCCTCCTCCTGCCGCTCTCGCTCAGCCTGGCGGCCGCCAAGCAGCTCCTCCGGTACCGGCTGGCCGAGGAGGGCCCCGCCGACGTCCGCATCGGCAACGTGGCTTCAGACCTGGGCATCGTGACCGGATCGGGTGAGGTGACTTTCAGCCTGGAGTCTGGCTCCGAGTACCTGAAGATCGACAACCTCACGGGCGAGCTGAGCACGAGCGAGCGGCGCATCGACCGCGAGAAGCTGCCCCAGTGTCAGATGATCTTCGACGAGAACGAGTGCTTCCTGGACTTCGAGGTGTCGGTGATCGGACCCTCGCAGAGCTGGGTGGACCTGTTTGAGGGTCGGGTCATCGTGCTTGACATCAACGACAACACGCCCACCTTCCCGTCGCCCGTGCTCACGCTCACGGTGGAGGAGAATCGGCCGGTGGGCACACTTTACCTGCTGCCCACAGCCACCGACCGCGACTTCGGCCGCAACGGCATCGAGCGCTACGAGCTGCTCCAGGAGCCCggaggcggcggcagcggcggcgagAGCCGGCGCGCCGGGGCGGCCGACAGCGCCCCCTACCCCGGGGGCGGCGGGAACGGCGCGAGCGGCGGCGGCTCGGGAGGCTCCAAGCGGCGGCTGGACGCATCAGAGGGCGGCGGCGGCACCAACCCCGGCGGCCGCAGCAGCGTGTTCGAGCTGCAGGTGGCGGACACCCCGGACGGCGAGAAGCAGCCGCAGCTGATCGTGAAGGGGGCGCTGGACCGCGAGCAGCGCGACTCCTACGAGCTGACCCTGCGAGTGCGCGACGGCGGCGACCCGCCTCGCTCCTCGCAGGCCATCCTACGGGTCCTCATCACCGACGTGAACGACAACAGCCCCCGCTTCGAGAAGAGCGTGTACGAGGCCGACTTGGCTGAGAACAGCGCCCCGGGGACCCCCATCCTGCAACTGCGCGCAGCCGACTTGGATGTGGGGGTCAACGGGCAGATCGAATACGTGTTCGGGGCGGCCACCGAGTCGGTGAGGCGGCTGCTGCGCCTTGACGAGACGTCCGGCTGGCTCAGCGTCCTGCACCGGATCGACCGCGAGGAGGTGAACCAGCTGCGCTTCACGGTCATGGCCCGCGACCGCGGGCAGCCCCCCAAGACCGACAAGGCCACCGTGGTCCTTAACATCAAAGACGAGAACGACAACGTGCCGTCCATTGAAATCCGCAAGATTGGGCGCATCCCCCTCAAGGACGGGGTGGCCAACGTGGCCGAGGACGTTCTGGTCGACACCCCCATCGCTCTGGTGCAGGTGTCCGACCGAGACCAAGGCGAGAACGGGGTGGTCACCTGCACCGTGGTGGGCGACGTGCCCTTCCAGCTCAAGCCAGCCAGCGACACCGAGGGCGACCAGAACAAGAAAAAGTACTTCTTGCACACCTCGACCCCTCTGGACTATGAGGCCACCCGGGAGTTCAACGTGGTCATCGTGGCGGTGGACTCAGGCAGCCCCAGCCTCTCGAGCAACAACTCCCTGATTGTCAAGGTGGGAGACACCAACGACAACCCGCCCATGTTCGGCCAGTCGGTGGTGGAGGTTTACTTCCCTGAGAACAACATCCCGGGCGAGAGGGTGGCCACGGTGCTGGCGACAGACGCAGACAGCGGTAAGAACGCCGAGATCGCCTACTCGCTGGACTCCTCTGTGATGGGGATCTTTGCCATCGATCCCGATTCTGGGGACATCCTGGTCAATACCGTGCTGGACCGCGAGCAGACTGACAGGTACGAGTTTAAAGTTAACGCCAAAGACAAAGGCATCCCCGTGCTGCAGGGCAGCACTACGGTGATTGTGCAGGTGGCTGATAAGAATGACAATGACCCTAAGTTTATGCAGGACGTCTTCACCTTTTATGTGAAAGAAAACTTGCAGCCCAACAGCCCTGTGGGGATGGTCACCGTGATGGATGCTGACAAGGGGCGGAATGCAGAGATGAGCCTGTACATAGAGGAGAACAATAACATTTTTTCTATTGAAAATGACACGGGGACCATTTACTCCACAATGTCTTTTGACCGGGAACATCAGACCACATACACTTTCAGAGTCAAGGCTGTGGATGGGGGAGATCCTCCCAGATCTGCCACAGCTACAGTCTCGCTTTTTGTGATGGATGAAAATGACAATGCTCCCACAGTTACCCTTCCCAAAAACATTTCCTACACTTTACTGCCACCTTCGAGTAATGTCAGGACAGTAGTAGCTACAGTGTTGGCAACAGACAGTGACGATGGCATCAATGCAGACCTGAACTACAGCATTGTGGGAGGAAATCCCTTCAAGCTGTTTGAAATTGATCCCACTAGTGGTGTGGTTTCCTTAGTGGGAAAACTCACCCAAAAGCATTATGGCTTGCACAGGTTGGTGGTGCAAGTGAATGACAGTGGGCAGCCTTCCCAGTCCACCACGACTCTGGTGCACGTGTTTGTCAATGAAAGTGTTTCTAATGCAACTGTGATTGACTCCCAGATAGCTAGAAGTTTGCACACCCCACTCACCCAGGATATAGCTGGTGACCCAAGCTATGAAATTAGCAAACAGAGACTCAGTATTGTCATTGGCGTGGTTGCTGGCATTATGACGGTGATTCTAATCATCTTAATTGTAGTGATGGCAAGGTACTGCAggtccaaaaataaaaatggctatGAAGCCGGCAAAAAAGATCACGAAGACTTTTTTACACCCCAACAGCATGACAAATCTAAAAAGCCTAAAAaggacaagaaaaacaaaaaatctaagCAGCCTCTCTACAGCAGCATTGTCACTGTGGAGGCTTCTAAGCCAAATGGACAGAGGTATGATAGTGTCAATGAGAAGCTGTCAGACAGCCCAAGCATGGGGCGATACAGATCCGTTAATGGTGGGCCCGGCAGTCCTGACCTGGCAAGGCATTACAAATCTAGTTCCCCATTGCCTACTGTTCAGCTTCATCCCCAGTCACCAACTGCAGGAAAAAAACACCAGGCCGTACAAGATCTACCACCAGCCAACACATTTGTGGGAGCAGGAGACAACATTTCAATTGGATCAGATCACTGCTCTGAGTACAGCTGTCAAACCAATAACAAGTACAGCAAACAG